From the Eschrichtius robustus isolate mEscRob2 chromosome 3, mEscRob2.pri, whole genome shotgun sequence genome, the window CAACAGCATCATTCGGTGGTCATTATCAGTAGGCTCATTTGTTACCTAAGTTTAAAGTTAGGAAATGAAGCTCCTAACTTCAGAGGTGGAGGGAGCCTCCAAAAGGCCACACAGATAAGAAGTGGTAGAACCGGATTTGCCCTtaggtctgcctgactccagtTGCCAAGCTCTTTCTATTGCCCCAGGTTCCTCCCTATAGCAGATCCATACATAATTAATTGAGCAAcaattatgtaccaggcactgtggtgGGCTCTGGGCTCATCCAGAAGTTGGCGGTATGAATTTAACTGATATCTGGGTGTCTTTGCTAGTGTATCTGGCTCTATGTGGGGCTCAGTGGGAGGGAAGCTGATTTTTGGGGGGAAATAGCCCCTTACCTGTCCCAAAGTCGATGGCCCTCAGGGTGTCTGCTATGTGCTCTAAGTCCAAAGTAAAGTAGTCCATGTTTTCAAAGCCCTGCTCTATCTTCCCCAGCTGGCAACCCTTGGACGCTTCCACAATGCTgtaggggagagagaaaaaggggtggggtgggagcacAGTGAGATCTCTGGCCTCAGAGAAGGAAGGAGTTGTTTTAGCCCTAACTTATACCACTGCGCGTGCTTGTGCCCACACCCAGGCCTTGCACCCAGTGACTTCCCCTGGAGGATGGAGTATTTCCTCTCCAGTCACAAGCAGAATGGATGGTCCAAGAAAGCAGGGATGCAAAGGCCAGGAAAGATAGTCTGGGCTGAGACCCTCCCAGCAGACCTAATGCAAAGGAGGAGGCCCTCTGGACAGAAGTCAGAGGCCCAGAAGGGATCTGGGGCCTTGGATCATAGCCCTGGAGAGACACTGACCTTCTGATGAGTTGCTTGGCACTCTGTGggggaaaagaaagagcaaaggGTTAGGACTGCAGAAAGGGTAGCCCCAGGAAATCAGCGAAACCAGTGACTGGGCTCTGCAGATGGGCACTTGGTGCCGTTCCCTAGCCCAGCTGTGATCTGCTCCTCAGCTTTAGCAGAACAGAACTTGGATTTTCCCTCTGTCCATCGTCTGCACACGTCTTGCTCATCATCCTAGGACCCTCCCATTGTCCTGGCAGGAAGCTTGTATTCTAGGAGTATCAGTCTAAACCCTCTTAAACTCTGAAATCTTCAAGATGAGAATCATATCTAATCACCTTTTTATACCCAGTGTATAGCACAAAGCCTGTCCCACAGTACGTGCTTAGGAAATTTTTATTGAACTTTACTCTTCCTTCACAAAATCTTATAGCTGATCCTTTTATGTCTCCCCCAAGAAGCTCTTCTAGGGTAGGGCTGTGTCTCGTTCATCTGTGTCTCCACCTCAGTGGCTGACCTACGGCATGTGCTCAATTAGTAGTCTCGAAGTGGACACTGTATTTTGCCGCTTGCAAAACCATTTCGCAAACATCCTTTTATATGATCCTCGTAAAATCAGTTAAGAGGAAAGAAGGTAGGAACTGTTACATgctcacttcacagatgagaaaactgaggcttggagagcattaaatgacttgcccaagggcacattCTTTGGTGATCAGTGATGGAGCATGACCTGACCCTCAGACAGAGCTGTTGAGCGGAAGTGCCCACACCCTCCCAGTCCTGCTCACCAAGAGGAAGATGGCCCCGCCGGGCTCGTCCAGGGACTGGATGGCTGTCTCCACCAGCTTGGTGGACTTCTCCAACTGCTCCCGGTATTGCtggatgagggcctcatggaagCTGAGCTTCTCCTCCTGCTCCCGCGTGATCCGCTGCAGCAGCTCACTCTTCTTCTCGTCCAGGATGGCGTACAGCACGTCGAACTTCTGGCTCAGCTCTTCCTTCGCCTGGTGGCTGTTCTCCTGGGGACAGAGATCTTGGAGTCACATCCTGCAGGTCCTCCTTCCTATCCCCAACGCTTCCTTCTTGGGATGGGTGTGCTAGGAATAAAAAGTCTGAAGCTGGGAGAGATTTActgcacccccattttacagaacacGAAATGAAGCCTTGGCAAGAAGAAAGCATTTGCTAAGGTTTCCTAGCCACTTAGTACACCAGTAACATTTGGAGGCTGGTGTCATAGAGAAAGCTACATCTTTCCTCAAAAGTAGAGACTCTAAGGTCAGATGGGATGACGTATGTGGGCCTCCCCAAGTCACACTCTTCCTCCCATTTTAGGACCAAGACCAGATTTGGGAAGCTCTGCATCATTTGGTCATCAGAGAGGTGGAGAAGCTGCTTCTCCCCTAGTGGCCTCCACATTGAGGCTTCCTTCTGTCCAACACTGATGCTACATCTtagtttccttacctataaaatgggtataataatagcaTCTCATCAGACTGGGGGCTCTAGTATCCTCTGTCAGACTGGGAGCCCCTCCCTCTGTCAGACTGGGGCTTGTTAATAACATAACAACATTACGTTGTTATGTTATGTTGTTATGGGTAATAACAacatccctcttccttcctttaaaCCTATCCTTCACACAACTCTTTTGTCCACCAGAAATGTGATGATCCCTTTCCCCCATCTCATTTCCAGGTCCCCACAAGGGGAGATGGAAAATCATGGGTGCTTTTGCAGGGATAGAAAAGTTGCCTTCTGCCTCTACggtcttgctactcaaagtgtagtCCATGGGCTAGCAACTTGGGCAaatcctgggagcttgttagaaaagcAGAATCTCCTGCCTCAttctagacctactgaatcagaacttgaattttaacaagatcccagggTGGTTtgcatgcacattaaagtttgagaagctttAGTCTACAGCACACTGGAGAACATTGTTCTAAAAGCTACTAGTGCTGAGTAAATGCTGGGAATTATTGGTGGGACACTGCCTGAAGTCAGGGACGTGGTCTGTCTTGCTCACCGCCCCATCCTCAGCACCTCTGGCAGAGCCTGACACACAGCTGTCCTCAAGAAGCGTTTGTTGAGCAGGTGGATGAATTGATTAGTCagtccctcccccaccatccctGCTTGAACACCCCAGAGACCAAGTTGCACTGGGAGGCTTCGAACCCCCAGGCAGAGCTAGTCGTCCCCTCACCTTGGTCACTTGACAGGAGTCCTCCAGCTGAGTGATGATGGTCTGAATACGGTCGTTCCCTGCTACCAGCATGGAGATACAGTTACTCAGCTCAGTCTAGatgggaggaaggggtggggaatcAGGAGAAGAGACAAAAAATAGTCTCAGGGCCTGCCCTCTGGGGAGTGGCAGCAAAACGGCACCCTCACTCCCCTCTCTGCGAGAAAGAGCCTCTTTCTGAGGTGCGGCTCAGGTCCAGAGCAGAAAATATCAGAGGGATACTGcatccctcattttacagatgaggcccagagaggggaaatgaGCTGCCCAAAATACACAGCAATGTGCTGGCAGAGGAGGGGCTTGTTTCTAGGAATGGAGGGATCCATAAAAGAAAGAGGTTGGAGAATTCTAGAAGAGAGAGATCAAGAGAAGAGTaggaggtggggaggaaagagTATAGAAACGGGAGCCACAGCTTACTGCATGTACAGCATGGTGGGGCTCCCACAGGCCcagaggcccagggagaggactcTCAGCTGCCTCCTGCTGCAGAGGGATCTAGGGAGAGGTGACCAGCACAGGAAGGGGTATCTGGGACCCAAACCACACTGGGTGGTAGAAGGCATGGCCAGAGAGGGCCCTGGTGGCCTGGCCCTGGGATCTGCTCTCTCCCTTGGGGCCACACCCAGATGCTCTCAAGTGGCTCTAAGTATAACTCATGAGCTCAGCCACCTCCCCAGGGAAGGCAAGGGCTGCTGGCCCTGCGGGCGGGAAGTCCCTCCAGGGGGACTATTCCTGAAAGGCCGGCTCAGCAGATCTACAGGGATCAAATCCGCATCCTGAATCGTATGTCCAGCAGGCTCGGGCTGGGGGTGGAAGTGGCTCAGGTCAGCACCTTTTGTCCCTGGAAGACACTCTGCAGTGGGGCCACCTCGCAGGCCTTGTGGACCCCAAACACCTTGCACATGGAGCACGTGGGCACCTCACATGTGAGGCAGTAGATGTTGATTTTCTCATCTTCGTGCTCCTTGCACATGGGGTGGTTGCCTTTCTGCAGGGGCCGACTGAAGTGGAGAAGAGTCATAAGTCACAAGGTGGGAGTCTCGAGTCCctgtctcctcccccagccccaggaggCCACCCCAGATCTATGACCCAAGCTCTCAGTGGTGGGCTGTCCCAAACCCTTTTCTTTCCATCCTCTGAGGACCCAGGACCAGGGAAGCCAATGACACCAAGACTAGGATTCAAACTCCAGTGATGGAGTTGGCCCTAGGCCTTGCCAGTACAGGACATGGGAAGGATTGCAGAATCCCAGAGTCATTTTGAGACATTTTCGAGAAGAGGAAACTGGGTCCCAGAAAGGTGaattgacttgcccaaggtcacccagaaaGTCAGGGCATGGGAGGCTAGAGTTCATTTGCTCTAATTTTAGTCCCCATGCTCTTGGTTACAGCAGGCTGGGATCCGAGCAAAGCAATTTATACTCATGGCCTCATTGAATTCTATATTTAATCCACCAGACTGTAATCGCCATCAAAGCAGGGAAACTTGCCTATTCTCTTCACCCTTGAATCTGCAgtgtacagtgcctggcatggagaAGGTGATAATTAAATACAGGTAGAAAGAATAAATCAGCAAGCATGCCGTGAAGGTGCCCCGAGGCTCTGAGAGAGAGGCAGTATGTGTGCCCCAAGTCACACAACTAGAACATGGGCAACACAGGGCCATCCAATGGCCCAGCACAAGCCTTGATTTCCAGTCTGAGATTCTTTCCAGGGTCCAGAATCACTTCTTTCTGTTTCCTCCCAAACACACACTCTTAGGATAACTTtctccctttgtctctctctctctccttttaggGCCTCTGGCAtgttttctgtgtttctctcAGGGTCACTTCCTCCCCGAGATTCCATTTTTAGGGTCTAGGTCTTACTGCCCCAGCTAACTATACACTCATTTAGAACCAAGAGCACATCTACACACCTCTGCTTTCCCAGCCCCTAACACAGCAGGCAGCTCAGAATGACTGTCCCCCATCATGTCAGTGCCTCCCCTCCAAAGAACCTTGCATGGCTGATCACACCCTGGGCATTATTGTCCCCTCAAGGTCTTAAATAAGCCCCTTTCCAGACTTACCTTTTTGCATCTTTTAGCCCAGGGCCCCCCCATGCTGGCAGGGCTCTCCCTTTGCCACCTGTCTCTATCCCCTGGGAAGGGAGCTCTGGGGTGGCAGTAGGTGCAGAGGTGAGGCAAGATCCTGAGGGTCTGGTACCTGTGTCCTCTGTCATCCCAGTGGCCTATCCTCCCAACCCCAGGCACCAACATCGGGGTTCAAATCCAGATTGTTCTGCCACTTACTcattgtgaccttggacaaatgatttcacctctctgagccttggtttcatcCCAGAGCTACTGGGATCGTGGCAGGAATTGTCTGTACTGAatgtgcagtgcctggcacagagcagacccTCAATAACTATCATCATCATTCAGTTCTGTGGAAAGGCTTTGACAACATGCTCTTCCTAGGTCGACACTGGGTGGGCTACTATTTTGGCgcaatattgattttatttttattattatcatgatCAACGATATCATTGCATTTTTGTAGTGTTGAACTCTAGCTACGTAAGAGGCAGTAGCGGTTAAGAATGTTCACTGGGCAGTCAGTCAGACAGGCTCCCTCTCAGCTCCACCACTTGCTAGCTGAGTGGCCTAGGACAAACCTCTGATCCTCtcagagcctccatttcctcatcagaaAATGAGGGTAAGAATGGTTTACAGgattactgtgagaattaaacagGGATAATGCACGGAAAATACTTAGTGCAGTGCCTGCACacagtagctgctcaataaatatttgatatctTTAACATTTCCCATCAAAATCCTACTTGACAGTCACAATAACAAATCTTACTGTCCCTTTCTGGAGACAGGGGAAAAGGAGGCCCAAAGACTTACCCAATATTCTACAGTGCATGAGTAACAGAGTCAGAGTAGCAAACAGTTCTCAGGTCAGAACTTTCTCAAGCGAGGACTGGTCTGTCACCTTTTTGGGGGGCCAGATACTGCCTGTAGGCAGGCACTTGGTGAAGGTTTGGGACCACAAGGGCCATGAGGTCAGCAGCCTGGAAGTCTTGTCAGGATGTCCTGATTTGTAAAGATCTCCCTGGTAGCTGTGTCTCTCCCCAGTTTGAGGCCCAACACTGCACAACTTCCACCACGCACAAATTCTGCCTGAGAATGAGTGGCTATTTCACAAATAGGGAGACTTGGAGCTAGATGGACCGGGCCCagtcccagcaattctacttgtcAGCTGGGAAACCTTGGGTAATTGActtcacctctttgagcctcagcttcctcatccatGAAATAGGGATGATGAAAGCCACGCTGATCCATAGGATTGTCATGAAGCAGCAGCAGGAAGCGTTCCCAGTGTCTCGCACTGGTGTTCTCACTATAGAGAAACTGGCTATGTTCTCACTGGGTGATTTCTCTGCTTATCAGGGCCACTTAGCTGGCTCCagtgcctctctctccctcttacaTCTCATCTTTCCCCTGGTTTCTGTCTCAGTATCTTCCAGGAGGACAGCCTAATGTGTGGATCCCCTCCCATTCACTGGGTGACACCAAAAGCCAGGGCTGTGGGATAAGATGAGCCTCCGCTCCTGCCTGGGGAAGAGGGAGATGGCTCTCTGGATTGGCTAGCATAGCTCTTCCAGCTAGGGGACTGGATCCTGAGCAGATGAAGCAGGATGGGGCCTTGGAGAGCTGGGCTCAGAGGACGGGCTGGGGAGAGGAGATGGCCTCCCAGCCGCCGGGTGAACTGACCTGGAGCACTCCTGCTTGTAGATATCAATGATATTCTCCACCAGCAGATTCCTCTGCAAGCCGTACACTCCATGACGGTCCATGATCACTTCATGGCGGCAGGAGGGGCATCGGAAACGGCCTCCAGACATGGACACCGAGCCACCCCGGTTGGTCCAGTAGGGATTTGCAGCCTGCTGGTGACAAGGGCAGAGGTGAGGCCTGGGCTCCCTCCTCAATTCCTTCCCTTTCTGACCTCCAACTACCCTTCCCCCTGCTCACCCCAAGATGACTTAAAGCTCCCTATCCTGAAATGAGAGAACCAGCCCACTTACACAGGGAGCACCTGAGAAGTAACCAAGCAATCAACAGGTCTGGAGGTCAGCAGACCTAGGCTCAAGTCACAGTAATTCTCTGAATGACTTCAGGCGAGCAACTTtttctctccaagcctcagtttgccCATTTATGAAATGGGCATATAATTAGAGCCAGCTCCTAGGGCTgctactttaaagaaaaaatagtgagAGATCATTCTGTAAAGTGCTTCTGGGGAATTTTGAGGCCTGCTTCCCAACCGGGATGCACATCGCTCCCATTCTTTTCTTAGTGAGATGAAGCCCCTCCTGCACCATATTATAGGGAACAGCTTCAAAGGGTAAGATGCCTCCATGGCTCAGTGCCTCTCAGTGGCCTCTCGGCCACCCTCCTCCTAAAACTCTGGGCACCCTGCCACTTTGGAGCTGGCTCCAGCCCCCAGGGTCTGGTTTCTCTCCCCTCTCCGCCTGTCTCTCCCACTTATCACTTGAGGTTTTTGGAATCCTGATTGGAGAGTCAACTGCGGTGCTCAGGACAGGGGTGGAGTAGCTacaggcagggtggggaggggaaatgtGCGTCATGGAGAAGGAATGGGGCAGCCAGAGCTGCTTCCCTAGCCCCCTCGGCCCCTTCCAGAGGCCTCTGCAGGGGTTCACTTCAGAGGGGGAGAAAACAGCCCCAGTTTGGAAGGGTCCTGGGCTAAGAAAGaagttttcttttagttttcaccACAGGAAAACTGAGTAGCTGCCTGGGGCCCCAGTTCTAGGCCATACCCAGCACTGACCTGGAAGATGTCACAGGCACACTTCCGGCAGAGGTTGTGTTGACATGGCAAGATGACCACTGGCTTGGTAAACATCTCCAGACAGATGGGGCAGATCAGCTGCTTCTCCAGGTTCTCCATGGGGTTCCCATCCTGGATCAGGCTTGACTTATAATCCATATTGTCAGGAGACGTGGGGACCCACCTGGCTGTCTCCTTCACCTGCCTCGCTCTAAGCAGATCTGGGGTCTTGCCTTTGTCACAAAATACCCGCCTGGAGCCTCTTTGCCTTCTTCTCCTGGAGCCCGAATTCTGCCTTGGTCTGTGGCCCCTCTGATATTTATAGCTGGACCCTGGTCACATGAGCCCCAGCAAGGGACCAGCTGAGCATTCCAATGCCAAGCGGCTGGCGAGGCTTGAGTTTCCTCCAGGCCTGAAAGACCAGCCCTCTCAAATCACATGTAAGGATGAGCAATAGCTGTTCCCTTGGGACGGGGGTCGTAAACAAGAACAGCTTGTTCGTGGACAGGCTTGGGGCAGGACTGGGTACCCAGAGTTTCCTCCAAAAATTAGTCTCCTCCCACAGTAGGCTGGTAAGGAGGGAGTGGGGCACTGGGATTTGTGGGGTTAATAGCCGGTGCCCTCTCACTGACCTAAATCAGGTCCATCCCCTCCTCTGGAGTCCTGGGCAGCTCCCCAGATGAGGTCCATCCCCAGCACAGCATGTTGCTAAAGACCTTGGTCCCGCCccgtccccgcccccccccccccccacacacacacccaggctAGCCCATCCCTCCATCCTTCGGCCACtaattccactttttttttttttggccacaccgcatgtgggatcttagttccccaaccagggattgaacccataccccctgcagtggaagcatgaagtcgtaaccactggaccgccaggaaagtccctaattCCACTTTAATACTGAAAGGGCTCCCTTGAGACAGAGTctatttccctcattttatagattttgACACTGAGGTCTAAGAAAGAAAGGACCTTATTCAAAGTCATTTGGaaagtaagtggcaaagccaggaatCTTATTCATTCATCACACATTTTCTGAGTACTAACTATACATCAGGCACCAAGGTGATAGATAAATGAGTAATCCTTTTCCCTGCCCTGAGATACTCACAGCctagggagggagacagacagaaatAACTATCACGTAGGGCCACGAATCCCTACCTAACCACTTAGACATTATTTAGATGTTCCTGTCTGCTCTCTGcacaaatttaaatttttctccatgtcctTCTTGACCGTCGTCCATGTCAGCAGGTAGAAGTCATTAGAGCAGTTCCAACGGCTGTCTTTAAGGTAGAATGTCACGCAACGGGACATTGGTATAAGGTGCTGGGGCAAGAGTGGGAGCAGTAACATCAGGCCTCAGGATGAGCCTAAGAGGCTGTAGAACCTACAGGAGGAGTGTCCATGATCTCACGAAAGAGGGGCAGCAGGAGAGTAGGTTTGACGGCCTCAGCCTGGAGAGGAGTTAATGGTTGGAGCCCTGAGACGAGACCTAGTGAGTAGTGAAGGCAGAAGAGCCAACCTTAGGAAGGGGaatgggaagaagaagaagaggggcaaccagtcACAGAAAGAGGAGGGGGCCTAGAGGACAAGGAGTGGGCAATTTCAAGGAGAGGGTAGTCCCCCCAAAATGTCAGTGGCTAGACTtagctgagcacctactatatgctggGTACTGGGCTAAGCAATTCAtacacattattt encodes:
- the TRIM63 gene encoding E3 ubiquitin-protein ligase TRIM63 produces the protein MDYKSSLIQDGNPMENLEKQLICPICLEMFTKPVVILPCQHNLCRKCACDIFQAANPYWTNRGGSVSMSGGRFRCPSCRHEVIMDRHGVYGLQRNLLVENIIDIYKQECSSRPLQKGNHPMCKEHEDEKINIYCLTCEVPTCSMCKVFGVHKACEVAPLQSVFQGQKTELSNCISMLVAGNDRIQTIITQLEDSCQVTKENSHQAKEELSQKFDVLYAILDEKKSELLQRITREQEEKLSFHEALIQQYREQLEKSTKLVETAIQSLDEPGGAIFLLSAKQLIRSIVEASKGCQLGKIEQGFENMDYFTLDLEHIADTLRAIDFGTGEEEEEFTEEENQEEEESTEGKEEGHQ